TGAGGCCGGGGGCGATGAATGGTGAAGCCCTTCTTGACGTTAAAGGAGATCTCCCTCCCGTCCACCGCCACCTCCGAGGGTGGAAACTCGCGGTGCAGAGTCACTTTAGCCTCAGGTGACGTCACCTGGCAGGGGAGGAGCGTCGGCCAGTTGGTTCTCAGCTGAATCACCTCGTAGTATTCAGCCGATGGAACAAACAGTTCTTGTGGATCTGATTGGCGCAGCGAGAAAATATGGCGGATAAGATAAcatgtgaatgtaaacaggCTTCCTATCAAGCTGGCAGTGAAATAAAGCAGAGGACTGCAGTTCTGAGAAGTGCATATGTCAGCATCAATAAAGCTTATTCACTGTACCGGGAAAGAAGACGAAGACTTTGACAGCTTTGTCGTACTCCTTCCTGCAGTCTGTTTCTTCACAGTACATAGGATAACAAGTGTACTCCCCCGTGTCTGCACCGGTAGTGTTCACCAATGTCAGAACGCCATATCGCTCCTGCTGGACAATACTGCAGAGCCAAAACAGGAAAGTCATCATTCTGTCATTAGAAGAATCAACTGCTTTATGCTGCTTAGAGCTTACCTGAGCCTTCCATCATCGTCCTCCTCCAGGTACGTGGGGACGCTCCACTGCACAGGTTTGCCCCTGCACCTCAGCTCCAGAGTGTCTCCTGTCTGCACACTTATCGATTCTGCCACCTTCTTAAACTTCCCTCTGTTAAGCACCTTTACGTGTCAGATAGAAAATCACAGATTCAGTCAGTTTTCTGTGTTTAATGAATGTTCTCTGAAAACATCAAAATGCATTGTGTAGTAGATGAAATACCTGCGTGAGGGAGGCCTGTGCCCGGGCTGCAGGTGTAGCTTTGGTCTTGAGTTTGGCTGTTACAACTCTGGGCCCTTTATTTGTTGATTTCCCAAGTTTGGGTTTGCTTGGTTTGGACTTCCTCCCTGGAGTGGTCCTCTGTTCCTGGGCGTCTTTTTGACAATAAGCTACACAGTATACAGAGCATGAGATGCATCAATAGTAAGTATATAGATACAGGCAAATgtcagccaattagactgttgtctgTCGCAATAAtcaccatagatatgggtcaataggggcctactacaaccaatattaggttttatcatctattcacatggtagaacACCTtgagaaggtataaaagaacacaacagcgacctctagctaccgtggtaattatgacaggagcagaagaggaagtcaGTCGATGTATCCACAgcatgaaactccatatggggtggaggtgggggatAATAAATGGAACACTAAGCAAAAGGTTTTCGCCCAGGAGGCCCGGGGTTTCGCATCCCATGTGAacctgtctttgtgttcataagccttaagtttcgctttcactttgaaacagttattttaagtcaaaatgtgatgtttttctctaaacttaacaagcgattttgttgcctaaacctaacaaagttatatttttgttgcctacacctaaagaagttgtagttgtgttgcctaaacctaaagaagcctttttgattgtgttaatttgttagaatgtgtttcttttaagtttcgctttcagtTTTACtatgtagtaggcgtagtaggcctcAAATGACCAACATCTATGGTGTGTATGCAAATGTTTAATGATGTGAATGGAGTGATACTTAGATAATATCTTGGTTATTAAGAATAATGTGGTATCATGGTggatctatgtttttttttcatcacatgCCAACTTCTAGAGTAAGCCATGTCATGCTTTAGGCCAACAGAAATGTCCCCTCCTAGGACCACATGTTCACAGAACTGCTCAGTAAGTGAATGAAGTCACTTACCTAATTCCAAGATTACGGCACAAATGAGGAGAGCGCTCAGCACCAGCCTCCCCTTTGATCCAAACAAGTTCACCAAAGGCATGATTGATCAATGGAATAATACCAAAGTGGACTGTGGCTTGTTAGTTCATGCAGTTCAACACAGAGAGAACGAACTGCCAGAGAGAAaccaaagagaagaagaggaggaggagggcagagCTCACAAAGTGAGCGGTCAGCTGTTTaccaaaatcacacaaattCCTCCTCCTGAGAGCGGCATTAGTACCTCAAATTCCTCCTGACTGGCTCAATGGAGGCTTTCAAGCCTGTCCAGACCAATGAGGGTCCAGAGACGGCGGCCCCTCCGTGTGGAATCGCACAGCCTGTTTACTTAGCTGCTGGACTGGAAGTGTGCTATAGCAGCATGAGTCTGGCCCTCCGAAACACACCACACAGCCCAgaccaagactgtggtaacaaGGTTATTAGAAGCATTTGGTGCCCAATAAACATTTTGTCCTACATTTACTGACTGTCTTTCCACTAGTAAAACAAATAACAGTCTTTAGACTCATCTAAAATGCACaaaatcattcattcatataatGATCAACTTATTTTGTAAGGTTGAAATTCATCATCTTAAgtctatttttttgttgttttgggtgTTTTTGGTGTAATGCATCATTTTCTATACACaagattttaatgtgaaaatccATCAAATTAAACCAATAACCTTCTTGTAATGCCCTCTGAGAATAACTTTAGTAAGAGTAACTTAATAAAATCAAGGTTTTGTATATATAATTAACTCCATAGCATGCTGTACCCAGTGAGAACAATGTAAACCTTTCCTTCTGAGTGACTAGCTAAACCACGATCTTGAACATGACACAGGTAAGCTGCTGTGAAAGGTCCTTTTGTTCTCAGTGAACTCGGGTAGTGACCCGCCTCTGGCTCTTTATCCAAGATTACGAGTGGaactggactttttttttcaattttttaatcaacatgCCCTGCAGAAAATGAACTCCAGATTGTAGTCGTCTTGAAAACTGGAtcctttctttttaatttaggaatacatttacaatatataattaaaaaacatatacagtTTCCGTATTTACACTTTGAAACAACAAACAATTAGGCTAAGAGcaaaaaaatatgacatttcACAAGATTTATCTACATTGTACTTCCTTTTGTACAGTCTAACTATATTTATAAACAATTCTCTTGTTATTCATAATTCTAATAGGAATTgtataaaatta
This DNA window, taken from Sebastes umbrosus isolate fSebUmb1 chromosome 9, fSebUmb1.pri, whole genome shotgun sequence, encodes the following:
- the LOC119494613 gene encoding platelet-derived growth factor receptor-like protein; this translates as MPLVNLFGSKGRLVLSALLICAVILELAYCQKDAQEQRTTPGRKSKPSKPKLGKSTNKGPRVVTAKLKTKATPAARAQASLTQVLNRGKFKKVAESISVQTGDTLELRCRGKPVQWSVPTYLEEDDDGRLSIVQQERYGVLTLVNTTGADTGEYTCYPMYCEETDCRKEYDKAVKVFVFFPDPQELFVPSAEYYEVIQLRTNWPTLLPCQVTSPEAKVTLHREFPPSEVAVDGREISFNVKKGFTIHRPRPHHAGALLCVASLGNLRQSSTKYMLIYVNYPMAPPAPVVQASPSSVAVGENLRVSCSVVGEQDVVVEFTWEYPGQQIGRPLYTQESISPDGGGAARQQSQSVLLVDEVRDVDQGTYTCTAQNLQGAKSVSTTVKVVPKAKPKKP